In Candidatus Eremiobacteraceae bacterium, the sequence GGTCGCGAAATACTTGCGCACGATGTCCTCGTGCTCGCGCAGGCCGGCGTCCATGTCCGAGAACAGCACGCCCTTGGCTTCGAGGTCCTTGCGGATGCTGTGGTAGACGACTTCGGAATCGTACTGCGCGGTGACGCCGCCTAAGAACTTGCGCTCCGCCTCGGGGATGCCGAGACGGTCGAACGTGCGCTTGATATCCTCGGGCACGTCTTCCCAGGTCTTGCCCTCGCGGTCGGAGGCACGCATATAATAGTAGATGTCGTCGAAGTCGATGGCCTCGAGCACTTCGTTCTTGGCCCATGCCGGCATCGGCTTGGACAGGAAGATGTCGAGCGAGCGATGGCGGAATTCGCGCATCCACTGCGGCTCGTTCTTCATCTGCGAGATCTGCTCGACGATATCGTGATCGATGCCCTTGCGCGACTTGAACGAATAGCTATCCGTCTGATCGCGGAAGCCGTACTTATAATCTTTGTCGACGAGCTGTTTCTCTTCGAGCGCCATATTACACCGCTGCCAATTCTTTGATGATCGGGTCGTAACCGGTGCGCTCGAGCTCCTGCGCGAGCTCCGGCCCGCCCTCTTTGACGATGCGTCCTTTGACGAGCACGTGCACTTTGTCGGGCTTCACGTAGTTGAGGATGCGCTGGTAGTGCGTGATGAGCAGGATCGAATGCTCGGGCGACCGTTGGGCTTCGATGCCTTGCGCGATGATGCGCAGCGCGTCGATGTCAAGTCCCGAATCCGTCTCATCGAGGATCGCGAGGGTGGGCTGCAGCACGAGCATCTGCAGCATCTCGAGCCGTTTCTTCTCGCCGCCCGAGAAGCCGTCGTTGACGTAGCGGCCCAGCACCTTGGTCTCGATCTTGAGCTTGGCGGCCGCGTTGTCGAGCAGCGCTTTGAACTTGGCGGGCGTCAGCGGGGCATCGCCCTTGTGGCGCGCCATCAGCGTGTTGCGCATGAAATTGGCGACGCTCACGCCGGGCACCGACGACGGGTATTGGAAGGCCAAGAACATGCCGGCCAGCGAGCGCTCGTTGGGGGGCAGCTCCAGGATGCTGCGGCCCTGGAAGATGACGTCGCCTTGCGTGACCGCATACTTGGGATGGCCCATGAGGACCAGCGAAAGCGTGCTCTTGCCTGAGCCGTTGGGGCCCATCAGGGCGTGGACCGTGCCGCGCTCGATCGTGAGGTCGATGCCGCGTATGATCTCGTTGTCGCCGACCTTGACGTGGAGGTCCCTGACCTCGAGGATGACGTCAGCCATGGGGTCCTTTCGGGGATGTAGCGGTCGAATTTATTCGACCGTGCAAGAGATAGAGGTATAGATAGTATAGATAAATGTTGAAATTCTTGCAATAGTGCCTTATACTAAGGTTGCCGGGAACCCTGGCACGACTATGCGAGAAGCAAGCTTTTTCCAATCGACGCGCGGACGGATCGTCGAGTCGCTGCAGCGCCGCGGTCCCCAGACCGTCGCGGAGCTGGCGGCCGGCCACGAGCTCACGAACAACGCCATCCGCCAGCATCTGGCGCGGCTTGAGCGCGACGGGCTGGTCGTCGAAGCTACCGAGCGCCGTGGACCCACCAAACCCAGCCTCGTGTTCTCTTTGACCGCCGAGGGCCGCCGTCTGTTCCCGCAACGGTACAGCACGCTGCTCAACGCGGTGCTCGAGGAGATCGGCGCGACGCAGGGCCGCGAGAAGGTCAAAGAGATCTTCCATAGCATCGGTCAGCGCTCGGCCCGCAAGTACGCGCGGCGCTTCGAGGGCAAGGGCCTACAGGAGCGGGTCGCCGAGCTGACGGCCATCCTGCGCGAGCAGGGCGTGGTGGCTGACTACGAGTCCGCGCCAGACGGCTTTGTGCTGCGCGAGCACACCTGCCCCTTCCGCGACACGGTTGCGACCAACCCCGAAGTGTGCTCGGTCGTCCACGCGCTCATGGAAGAGGTCCTACCCGCCAAAGCCGAACAGCGCCTGTCGATCGCCCGCGGCGACGACACCTGCGAATTCGCCATCCCCGCAACCGGAGGCAAATGATGGATTTCCCCAAGTTCCAGGAACTCGTGACCAATCG encodes:
- a CDS encoding helix-turn-helix domain-containing protein, with translation MREASFFQSTRGRIVESLQRRGPQTVAELAAGHELTNNAIRQHLARLERDGLVVEATERRGPTKPSLVFSLTAEGRRLFPQRYSTLLNAVLEEIGATQGREKVKEIFHSIGQRSARKYARRFEGKGLQERVAELTAILREQGVVADYESAPDGFVLREHTCPFRDTVATNPEVCSVVHALMEEVLPAKAEQRLSIARGDDTCEFAIPATGGK
- the sufC gene encoding Fe-S cluster assembly ATPase SufC codes for the protein MADVILEVRDLHVKVGDNEIIRGIDLTIERGTVHALMGPNGSGKSTLSLVLMGHPKYAVTQGDVIFQGRSILELPPNERSLAGMFLAFQYPSSVPGVSVANFMRNTLMARHKGDAPLTPAKFKALLDNAAAKLKIETKVLGRYVNDGFSGGEKKRLEMLQMLVLQPTLAILDETDSGLDIDALRIIAQGIEAQRSPEHSILLITHYQRILNYVKPDKVHVLVKGRIVKEGGPELAQELERTGYDPIIKELAAV
- a CDS encoding Fe-S cluster assembly protein SufB — translated: MALEEKQLVDKDYKYGFRDQTDSYSFKSRKGIDHDIVEQISQMKNEPQWMREFRHRSLDIFLSKPMPAWAKNEVLEAIDFDDIYYYMRASDREGKTWEDVPEDIKRTFDRLGIPEAERKFLGGVTAQYDSEVVYHSIRKDLEAKGVLFSDMDAGLREHEDIVRKYFAT